The genomic segment ATGACGTGCTCGAAGTGATTGTGGATGCCAGACGGAACGACGCCCGACCCGGTGCAGAGCGGACACGTCATGTTGAACTGGGCGAGGATCGCCCGGCGGATGAACTCGCTCTTGTTCGGGAGCCGGTCCAGGAACGCTGCCAAGTCACCGTCCACCTTGAAGGCCACGATTTCCGATTTCTCGGTTTTCTCCTTCTTTTCCTTCGACATGACGAACCTCGGCAGCGTGAACGGCGTTTTACGCTATTGTACCTTCGGCCATCCGGTTCAGCAAGTCGGGCGAACGCCGCGGCCTATCGCCGCTTCCTGGCCGGCAACTTCATTTCCATGATCGCTCCGTCCTTCACCACAACGCCAAACTTCATTGCCCTTTCGGCTTTCGGGCTCCCCAGCCCTTTCACGGCGTCGTCGTAAGACATGGTGTCGGCGTGGCCGTCCGGATCCACTGCGAGGAACCGGGTCGTCTCTGTGATCTTGTACACGCTCTCGGCGGCCCCCTCCTTGACCGTCACCGTCTTCTTGTCCTTGTCGAATTTCAGGAGCGTCACGTCAACAGCCGCCGCCAGGCCGCACAGGAACAGCACACAGCCCAGCGCGAGCAGCATCTTCCGCATGAGGCGCCTCCGGTTCCGACTCCCACCCTCATTCAAACTCGATTGAACGCGATCCCCTGCCGCGGGTCAAGGTCCACCGGGTCGAATCACGGTCCGCTCCCAGGGCACGCGGCGGCGTGATATGATCAGAGGACACGCACCGCTCCGTGTCGAGGTGATTCATGACCGCTCCGTCGCGCGCCCGCCGTTCCGCGCACCGGCTTTTGGCCGCCGTCGCCGGCCTGATGACCGCGTTCGCAATCGGGGCCGTCGGCCAGCCGCCGGGAGAAGAGGAAGACCCGAAAGGCGGGGTGAAGAAAAAGGTGGTCGTCGAGGACGACCCGACCGTTAAGCCGAAAGGCAACGCCGGGCCCGGCACGGCCCCGAACGTGCGGCTCGACGAACTCGTGCGCGGCGCGGAGGAGGCGACGCTCCCCGCGGTCAAACAGTTCTACGCCAAGTACGCCGTCCCCTTCGACCGGTTGACCGCGAAGGGCGAGGTGAGTCGCATTAAGCCCATTCCTGTGCCCCGCGGCGAGCGGTTACCGGTGCAGTTCGGGGTGCAAAGGCTGGGCGACAACGGACAGATCGGCGACGTTCAAGGCGTGAACGCGTCCGACGTGTCGAAGCTCGAATACTACGAGGAGCTGGTGCTGGCCGACGCGAAAGCGGTTCTGGAACAGAAGCCGTTCGGAACCAAAGCCGGCACGCAAGGGTGGTCGGCCCAGGACCAACTCGCTGCGGTAGAGCGGGTCACGGCGGCGGCGCTGCGATTTCACGATTACGCCCGCGAGAACCCCCGCGAGCGCCCCATCCGGAAGGGCAAGGGCTGGGAGGACTTCCGCAAGCCGCTCGTCGAGACGCTGCGCGAGGTCCGCCTCGCCCAGCTCCGCAGCGCCGTGACCGCGAGCGACTGGGCGCGGGTGCGCGAAACCGGCAGCCGGCTCATGCTCCTCTACCCGAAGGACAACGGCGTGGCGGAGGAGGTGGCTTCCGCCCGGGTTCTGGAGGCGAAACGGTTGCTCGCGTCGGAGAAGCACTTCGACCACGTCAAGGCGCGCGAGCTGCTCGACGAGTACGAGGCCCGCTATCCGGGGGGCGGCGGCGAACCCGTTCGCGCGCTTCGCGCGGAAATAACGGCACAGGCCCAGAAAGCGTTCACGCGGGCGAAAGACAAAAAGGCGGTGAACGACTTGTCCACCGCCCGCGACGCGCTCGCGCAAGCCGCCGCTCTCGACCCGACCATCCCCGGCCTGCGCGACATGCAGCGCGATCTGAAGGCCGGGTACCAGACGCTCTACGTCGGCGTCCGCGACTACCCGGAAAAGATGTCGCCGATCACGGCGCGGTTGGACAGCGAGAAGCAGGTGGTGGAGCTACTCTTCGAGGGGCTCCTCAGTGAGGTGCCGGACGATGGCGGCGGCGCCCGATACCGGCCCGGTGCGGCGCTCGCCATGCCAACTGTGGTGCCGAACGGCCGCGAGTTCGTTCTGCGCACCCAGGAGCGCAACGCGGCCAGCCCCTTCGCGTTCGAGTCCCACGACGTGGTCAGTACGCTCAAGTTCCTTCAATCGCGTCCGGACACCTGGGCCGCGTACCCGTTGGCGTGGTTGGACGACTTGCCCACTCCCAAAGACAACACGACGGTGCGGATCACCTTCAAACAGGGGCACCCGGACCCGCGGGCGCTGCTCACCTTCAAGCTCCTGCCCGCGAAGTGGATGACGGACAACAACAAGCCGGTGGACGACGCCGGGTTCGCCGAAAAGCCGTTCGGCACCGGACCGTACAAGTTGCACATCAACCCGCGGGCGGACGGCAGCGCGGCCCGCGAGATGGTGTTCGTCGATAACCCGCTGTACGGCCGCTGGCGCGATCGGATCAACCAGCCGAACATCAAGGAGATCCGCCTCGTGGAAGTGTCCAAGCTCCCCAGCGCCGTGGACTCGTTCCGACAGGGAAGCCTGCACATTTTGACCGATGTGCCGACGGCCGAACTGGACAAGTTCATGAGCCCGGAGGCCAACCTGGGCAACAAGGTCCAGGCGTACACCGCGACGAACAACCGGCGCGTTCACCTGCTCGCGGTGAACCACCGGCGCCCGCAGATGCAGAGCAAGGCACTGCGACAGGGCTTGTCGCTGGCCATCGACCGCGACGCGATCCTGAACGAGGTGTTTCGCGCGGGCAAGGGGGACCTCCACAAGGCGATGGGCGGTCCGTTCCCGCCGAGGAGCTGGGCCAGCCCGAAGGGTGCGGGCGGGACCCCGGCCCCGCTCGTGAACCGTGACCTCGCGATCACCAAACTGAAGGCCTACCTCGGCGACATGGGCGCGAAGACCGACGTGACGCTCTCGTACCCCGAGCGCGACCCGCTGGCGGCGCTGGCGTGCAACAAGATCAAGGCCCAGGTGGAGGGACTGTTCAAAGACCTACCCGGCCGGAAGCTGACGATTCTGCTCGAACCGCTCCCCGTCCACGATTTGCTGCTCCGCGTGGAAGACGAGCACCGCTACGACCTCGCGTATGTGCCGTTCGAGTACCCCGACGACTGGTACCCGTACGCTCTGGGCGCGATGCTCGATCCGCTCGCGGCGGAGCGCGGCGGGCGGAACTGGATGGGGTTCCTGCAGAAGGGCACGGGCGCCGACGACCAGGACGCGCGCCTGGGCCAGCTCCTCACCGAATTGCGCGCGTACCGTGACTTCGGCCAGGTCGCAACCAAGTCGGTCGAAGTACACAAGCTGTTCAACGAGAGCGTCCCGTTCGTTCCGCTCTGGCAACTCGACCGGCACATTCTGGTTCACAACAGCGTGAAGGTGTTCGTCGATGACTCCGACACGCCGGTCAGCCCGCGTGCGCTGAACCCGACCACGCTGTTCCAGGGCATCGCCCGCTGGCGGCTGGAGGGGTAAAGCGCGAAAGAACATGCGGGGCGTTTGGCGGGCGGTTCTCATGACAGAGGGTCGAAGTGCCGGAACAAGGTGTCTCTCGTGCGCACACACCCCGACGCCGACGCGTTCATGCGGGCGTACCTGGAGCAGCCCGCCGACGCGACGGCGCGGCGGGTCTTCGCGGACTGGCTCGAAGAGACGGGCGAACCGCACAGCACCGCGTGGGCGCACTACATCCGCCTCAAGGTCGAGGCCGATCGATACGCACCGAACCGTCCTGAGCAACGTTTACTGAGCAAACGATCCGAAGGGTATGCGCGGCAGATTCGCTCGCGGCTCGTCGTCTCCGCGAAGTGTGTCGTCCACCACCACAGAGCACTCGAGCAACTCCTGCCACTTCACAGAATCACAGTTCGGTTGCAAAACTTCCGCCCAGACCCCAGGTGCCTTCTATTGTTACTCGGACACATCGCGCGCACTAATTTGGCATTACCTATTGGCCTAGATGATCAAGGACTTATATTAATTGTGTCTGACTTTTCTAATAGTAGCAAGCGATTTATTATGGAATTGAAAAACCTACTCTGCATGCCTGTCTTTGCAGTTCAAGGAATCCGAGAGGAGATTGAACGCGCCATTGCAGAGGTCTACCCGGTTCCTCAGTCATCTCGTTTTTCAGCCGCGCTTAACTGACCACCGAACCCCGGCCCTTCCCCGCGTGTCCGTGAATTGCCCATGCACGAACTGTACGAACACACCGCCGACCTGGGGCTGCGGGCGACCGCACCGGACCTCGCCACGCTGTTCGCGGAGATGGCCCGGTGCCTCGTCTCCGCGATGGTTGAAGACCCGACCGCCGTGCGCCCGACGACGGAAATGCGGTACGCGATCTCGTGTGCGGACCGCGAGCT from the Frigoriglobus tundricola genome contains:
- a CDS encoding TIGR02996 domain-containing protein, yielding MRTHPDADAFMRAYLEQPADATARRVFADWLEETGEPHSTAWAHYIRLKVEADRYAPNRPEQRLLSKRSEGYARQIRSRLVVSAKCVVHHHRALEQLLPLHRITVRLQNFRPDPRCLLLLLGHIARTNLALPIGLDDQGLILIVSDFSNSSKRFIMELKNLLCMPVFAVQGIREEIERAIAEVYPVPQSSRFSAALN
- a CDS encoding ABC transporter substrate-binding protein, which translates into the protein MTAPSRARRSAHRLLAAVAGLMTAFAIGAVGQPPGEEEDPKGGVKKKVVVEDDPTVKPKGNAGPGTAPNVRLDELVRGAEEATLPAVKQFYAKYAVPFDRLTAKGEVSRIKPIPVPRGERLPVQFGVQRLGDNGQIGDVQGVNASDVSKLEYYEELVLADAKAVLEQKPFGTKAGTQGWSAQDQLAAVERVTAAALRFHDYARENPRERPIRKGKGWEDFRKPLVETLREVRLAQLRSAVTASDWARVRETGSRLMLLYPKDNGVAEEVASARVLEAKRLLASEKHFDHVKARELLDEYEARYPGGGGEPVRALRAEITAQAQKAFTRAKDKKAVNDLSTARDALAQAAALDPTIPGLRDMQRDLKAGYQTLYVGVRDYPEKMSPITARLDSEKQVVELLFEGLLSEVPDDGGGARYRPGAALAMPTVVPNGREFVLRTQERNAASPFAFESHDVVSTLKFLQSRPDTWAAYPLAWLDDLPTPKDNTTVRITFKQGHPDPRALLTFKLLPAKWMTDNNKPVDDAGFAEKPFGTGPYKLHINPRADGSAAREMVFVDNPLYGRWRDRINQPNIKEIRLVEVSKLPSAVDSFRQGSLHILTDVPTAELDKFMSPEANLGNKVQAYTATNNRRVHLLAVNHRRPQMQSKALRQGLSLAIDRDAILNEVFRAGKGDLHKAMGGPFPPRSWASPKGAGGTPAPLVNRDLAITKLKAYLGDMGAKTDVTLSYPERDPLAALACNKIKAQVEGLFKDLPGRKLTILLEPLPVHDLLLRVEDEHRYDLAYVPFEYPDDWYPYALGAMLDPLAAERGGRNWMGFLQKGTGADDQDARLGQLLTELRAYRDFGQVATKSVEVHKLFNESVPFVPLWQLDRHILVHNSVKVFVDDSDTPVSPRALNPTTLFQGIARWRLEG